In Anas acuta chromosome 6, bAnaAcu1.1, whole genome shotgun sequence, the following are encoded in one genomic region:
- the MFSD6 gene encoding major facilitator superfamily domain-containing protein 6 isoform X1, with protein MAADDKVAILTDDEEEQKRKYVLADPFNGISKDQDLQPQNESPSTETTTVPDEELDWLEKHCVKINNDLLISKVFYFFFYSAYGSLYPLLPVYYKQLGMTPSQSGLLVGIRYFIEFCSAPFWGVVADRFKKGKIVLLFSLLCWVLFNLGIGFVRPATLRCVPKGLPPAHPTNASSLLTTISQNASMSSLLTTVSAASPKVRGKRDLLTSSPATLGTTGTATPEITFLLPTQSSDMDFALENSTHPVLKNTTASPVSPGNTTPSTTPAAVTAKPMPSDQAVLVYDQQEVEAIFLLILLVVIIGEFFSASSVTIVDTVTLQYLGKHRDRYGLQRMWGSLGWGLAMLSVGIGIDYTHTEVVIEGQGCKAPEYKNYRIVFIVFGVLMTMALIVATQFRFHYTHFKQEENKKKEVEISQVDRSTSNESSDNTPTTSMSQSQSFSFWDLIKLLCSIQYGSVLFVAWFMGFGYGFVFTFLYWHLEDLNGTTTLFGVCSVLSHVSELTAYFFSHKLIELVGHIRVLYIGLACNTARYIYISYLENAWTVLPMEVLQGVTHAAIWAACISYLSAAVPPELRTSAQGILQGLHLGLGRGCGAMVGGVLVNYFGPAATFRGIGMACLVILLLFALIQWLLVPDEEEEKAMLAERIPVPSSPVPIATIDLVQQQSEDVMPRTEPRLPLKKTKHQEEQEDVNKPAWGISSSPWVTLAYAVYQIKEMVKLSKTHPIPENQPLQKINENCSTSSASSARQPQNVPDSGQPRNCSTPTAPPDAQADGAAQPAAAGP; from the exons ATGGCAGCTGATGATAAGGTTGCCATTTTAACCGACGatgaagaagaacaaaaaagaaaatacgtGCTTGCTGATCCTTTCAACGGCATTTCCAAGGATCAAGACTTGCAGCCCCAGAATGAATCCCCTTCGACAGAGACAACCACTGTCCCAGACGAAGAGCTGGACTGGCTAGAAAAGCACTGCGTCAAAATAAACAATGATCTTCTCATCTCGaaggtcttttattttttcttctattctgcGTATGGCTCTCTCTACCCCTTGCTGCCTGTGTATTACAAGCAGCTGGGTATGACACCCAGTCAGAGCGGACTTCTGGTGGGCATCAGGTACTTTATTGAGTTTTGCAGTGCTCCCTTCTGGGGAGTGGTAGCAGATCGCTTCAAGAAAGGGAAGATCGTCCTTCTCTTCTCGCTTTTATGCTGGGTTTTATTTAACCTGGGGATTGGATTTGTTAGACCAGCCACCTTAAGATGTGTACCAAAGGGCCTTCCCCCAGCACATCCCACCAATGCAAGCAGCCTTTTAACCACCATTTCACAAAACGCCTCAATGTCATCTCTGCTAACGACCGTGAGTGCTGCATCCCCCAAAGTTCGTGGGAAGAGAGACCTGCTGACTTCCAGTCCGGCCACTCTGGGAACAACAGGGACTGCTACTCCTGAAATAACATTCCTGCTACCTACACAGAGCAGTGACATGGATTTTGCCTTGGAAAACAGTACCCatcctgttttgaaaaacaCCACTGCTAGCCCAGTCTCACCAGGGAACACAACTCCAAGCACCACCCCAGCTGCCGTCACCGCAAAGCCCATGCCTTCTGACCAAGCCGTGCTCGTTTATGATCAGCAAGAAGTAGAAGCCATCTTCCTGCTCATTCTGCTGGTTGTCATAATAGGAGAGTTTTTCAGCGCTTCCTCTGTTACAATTGTGGACACCGTAACTCTGCAATACCTCGGCAAGCACCGGGACCGCTACGGGCTGCAGCGAATGTGGGGGTctctgggctgggggctggccaTGCTCTCCGTGGGTATCGGCATCGACTACACCCATACAGAAGTTGTCATTGAAGGTCAAGGATGTAAAGCTCCTGAATACAAGAACTACAGGATAGTCTTCATCGTTTTTGGTGTTCTGATGACAATGGCGTTAATTGTGGCCACCCAGTTCCGCTTTCATTACACGCACTTcaagcaagaggaaaacaagaagaagGAGGTGGAAATATCACAGGTGGACAGGAGCACCTCCAATGAATCCTCTGACAACACTCCTACAACCAGTATGAGCCAGTCGCAGTCTTTCAGCTTTTGGGACCTCATAAAACTGCTTTGTAGTATCCAGTATGGCTCAGTGCTCTTCGTGGCATGGTTCATGGGCTTTGGATATGGCTTTGTCTTCACCTTCCTCTACTGGCACTTGGAAGACCTGAATGGCACCACCACTCTCTTTGGAGTTTGCTCTGTGCTCAGTCATGTGTCTGAGCTGACTGCCTACTTCTTCAGCCACAAGCTGATTGAATTGGTTGGACACATCAG AGTGCTGTATATTGGTCTTGCCTGCAATACGGCTCGCTACATTTACATCTCATACCTGGAAAACGCCTGGACTGTTCTCCCAATGGAAGTACTTCAAG GTGTCACGCACGCGGCCATATGGGCAGCCTGCATTTCGTACCTGAGCGCCGCCGTGCCCCCGGAGCTGCGCACCTCGGCCCAGGGGATCCTGCAAGGCCTCCACCTGGGCCTGGGCAGGGGATGCGGGGCCATGGTCGGAGGGGTTTTGGTCAATTATTTCG GTCCTGCTGCCACATTCAGAGGAATAGGAATGGCGTGTTTAGTGATTCTGCTGCTCTTTGCACTGATCCAGTGGCTGCTAGTTCCTGATGAAGAAGAAG aaaagGCGATGCTGGCGGAGAGGATCCCAGTGCCTTCCAGTCCTGTCCCCATAGCGACCATTGACCTCGTGCAGCAGCAGTCAGAAGATGTCATGCCTCGGACTGAGCCCAGGCTGCCTCTAAAGAAAACGAAACACCAAGAAGAACAAGAGGATGTGAACAAGCCTGCATGGGGCATCAGCTCTTCTCCTTGGGTCACCTTAGCCTATGCTGTCTACCAGATAAAAGAGATGGTTAAGCTCTCCAAAACCCACCCAATACCTGAGAATCAGCCTTTGCAG
- the MFSD6 gene encoding major facilitator superfamily domain-containing protein 6 isoform X2 → MAADDKVAILTDDEEEQKRKYVLADPFNGISKDQDLQPQNESPSTETTTVPDEELDWLEKHCVKINNDLLISKVFYFFFYSAYGSLYPLLPVYYKQLGMTPSQSGLLVGIRYFIEFCSAPFWGVVADRFKKGKIVLLFSLLCWVLFNLGIGFVRPATLRCVPKGLPPAHPTNASSLLTTISQNASMSSLLTTVSAASPKVRGKRDLLTSSPATLGTTGTATPEITFLLPTQSSDMDFALENSTHPVLKNTTASPVSPGNTTPSTTPAAVTAKPMPSDQAVLVYDQQEVEAIFLLILLVVIIGEFFSASSVTIVDTVTLQYLGKHRDRYGLQRMWGSLGWGLAMLSVGIGIDYTHTEVVIEGQGCKAPEYKNYRIVFIVFGVLMTMALIVATQFRFHYTHFKQEENKKKEVEISQVDRSTSNESSDNTPTTSMSQSQSFSFWDLIKLLCSIQYGSVLFVAWFMGFGYGFVFTFLYWHLEDLNGTTTLFGVCSVLSHVSELTAYFFSHKLIELVGHIRVLYIGLACNTARYIYISYLENAWTVLPMEVLQGVTHAAIWAACISYLSAAVPPELRTSAQGILQGLHLGLGRGCGAMVGGVLVNYFGPAATFRGIGMACLVILLLFALIQWLLVPDEEEEKAMLAERIPVPSSPVPIATIDLVQQQSEDVMPRTEPRLPLKKTKHQEEQEDVNKPAWGISSSPWVTLAYAVYQIKEMVKLSKTHPIPENQPLQLGKEMEENQ, encoded by the exons ATGGCAGCTGATGATAAGGTTGCCATTTTAACCGACGatgaagaagaacaaaaaagaaaatacgtGCTTGCTGATCCTTTCAACGGCATTTCCAAGGATCAAGACTTGCAGCCCCAGAATGAATCCCCTTCGACAGAGACAACCACTGTCCCAGACGAAGAGCTGGACTGGCTAGAAAAGCACTGCGTCAAAATAAACAATGATCTTCTCATCTCGaaggtcttttattttttcttctattctgcGTATGGCTCTCTCTACCCCTTGCTGCCTGTGTATTACAAGCAGCTGGGTATGACACCCAGTCAGAGCGGACTTCTGGTGGGCATCAGGTACTTTATTGAGTTTTGCAGTGCTCCCTTCTGGGGAGTGGTAGCAGATCGCTTCAAGAAAGGGAAGATCGTCCTTCTCTTCTCGCTTTTATGCTGGGTTTTATTTAACCTGGGGATTGGATTTGTTAGACCAGCCACCTTAAGATGTGTACCAAAGGGCCTTCCCCCAGCACATCCCACCAATGCAAGCAGCCTTTTAACCACCATTTCACAAAACGCCTCAATGTCATCTCTGCTAACGACCGTGAGTGCTGCATCCCCCAAAGTTCGTGGGAAGAGAGACCTGCTGACTTCCAGTCCGGCCACTCTGGGAACAACAGGGACTGCTACTCCTGAAATAACATTCCTGCTACCTACACAGAGCAGTGACATGGATTTTGCCTTGGAAAACAGTACCCatcctgttttgaaaaacaCCACTGCTAGCCCAGTCTCACCAGGGAACACAACTCCAAGCACCACCCCAGCTGCCGTCACCGCAAAGCCCATGCCTTCTGACCAAGCCGTGCTCGTTTATGATCAGCAAGAAGTAGAAGCCATCTTCCTGCTCATTCTGCTGGTTGTCATAATAGGAGAGTTTTTCAGCGCTTCCTCTGTTACAATTGTGGACACCGTAACTCTGCAATACCTCGGCAAGCACCGGGACCGCTACGGGCTGCAGCGAATGTGGGGGTctctgggctgggggctggccaTGCTCTCCGTGGGTATCGGCATCGACTACACCCATACAGAAGTTGTCATTGAAGGTCAAGGATGTAAAGCTCCTGAATACAAGAACTACAGGATAGTCTTCATCGTTTTTGGTGTTCTGATGACAATGGCGTTAATTGTGGCCACCCAGTTCCGCTTTCATTACACGCACTTcaagcaagaggaaaacaagaagaagGAGGTGGAAATATCACAGGTGGACAGGAGCACCTCCAATGAATCCTCTGACAACACTCCTACAACCAGTATGAGCCAGTCGCAGTCTTTCAGCTTTTGGGACCTCATAAAACTGCTTTGTAGTATCCAGTATGGCTCAGTGCTCTTCGTGGCATGGTTCATGGGCTTTGGATATGGCTTTGTCTTCACCTTCCTCTACTGGCACTTGGAAGACCTGAATGGCACCACCACTCTCTTTGGAGTTTGCTCTGTGCTCAGTCATGTGTCTGAGCTGACTGCCTACTTCTTCAGCCACAAGCTGATTGAATTGGTTGGACACATCAG AGTGCTGTATATTGGTCTTGCCTGCAATACGGCTCGCTACATTTACATCTCATACCTGGAAAACGCCTGGACTGTTCTCCCAATGGAAGTACTTCAAG GTGTCACGCACGCGGCCATATGGGCAGCCTGCATTTCGTACCTGAGCGCCGCCGTGCCCCCGGAGCTGCGCACCTCGGCCCAGGGGATCCTGCAAGGCCTCCACCTGGGCCTGGGCAGGGGATGCGGGGCCATGGTCGGAGGGGTTTTGGTCAATTATTTCG GTCCTGCTGCCACATTCAGAGGAATAGGAATGGCGTGTTTAGTGATTCTGCTGCTCTTTGCACTGATCCAGTGGCTGCTAGTTCCTGATGAAGAAGAAG aaaagGCGATGCTGGCGGAGAGGATCCCAGTGCCTTCCAGTCCTGTCCCCATAGCGACCATTGACCTCGTGCAGCAGCAGTCAGAAGATGTCATGCCTCGGACTGAGCCCAGGCTGCCTCTAAAGAAAACGAAACACCAAGAAGAACAAGAGGATGTGAACAAGCCTGCATGGGGCATCAGCTCTTCTCCTTGGGTCACCTTAGCCTATGCTGTCTACCAGATAAAAGAGATGGTTAAGCTCTCCAAAACCCACCCAATACCTGAGAATCAGCCTTTGCAG